A genomic segment from Marispirochaeta aestuarii encodes:
- the glnA gene encoding type I glutamate--ammonia ligase gives MNEIKTPKDVLDLMKRESVEVVDLRFMDFPGLWQHFSVPAHEIDEETFTEGLGFDGSSIRGWQAINESDMLVKPVADSAFIDPFFQHKTLVMVCNICDPITGEDYPKDPRNIARKTVSYLQASGIADTVFIGPEAEFFIFDDVRFDQNEHEGYYHLNSIEGRWNTGRIENPNLAYKPRYKEGYFPVPPTDSLQDIRSEMMLVMERIGIPIEAQHHEVATGGQCEIDMRFAPLVEMADNVLKYKYIIKNTAKKYNRTVTFMPKPLFNDNGSGMHVHMSFWKSGKNLFAGDGYAGLSQEAMWAIGGILKHAPALLAFTNPTTNSYKRLVPGFEAPVNLAYSSRNRSASVRIPMYSSSEKAKRFEFRCPDPSSNPYLAFSAMCMAAIDGIANKIDPGSPLDKDIYDLPPEELAMVPKTPGSLRAALEALEADHEFLLKGDVFTQDVVDTWIDYKMEHEVKALDLRPHPWEFALYYDI, from the coding sequence ATGAATGAAATCAAGACCCCGAAAGACGTGCTGGATCTTATGAAACGGGAAAGCGTTGAAGTGGTGGACCTCCGTTTCATGGATTTCCCGGGACTGTGGCAGCACTTTTCCGTACCCGCCCATGAAATCGACGAGGAGACCTTTACCGAGGGCCTCGGATTCGACGGCTCCAGTATCCGGGGCTGGCAGGCGATAAACGAATCGGACATGCTGGTCAAACCGGTGGCCGACTCCGCCTTTATCGATCCGTTCTTTCAGCACAAAACCCTGGTCATGGTATGCAACATCTGCGATCCCATTACCGGCGAGGATTACCCCAAGGATCCCCGGAATATCGCCCGTAAAACCGTTTCGTATCTGCAGGCCTCCGGGATTGCGGATACGGTGTTTATCGGTCCCGAAGCGGAATTCTTCATCTTCGATGACGTCCGCTTTGACCAGAATGAACACGAAGGGTATTACCACCTGAACTCCATCGAGGGACGCTGGAATACCGGACGCATTGAAAATCCCAACCTGGCCTACAAGCCGAGGTACAAGGAGGGATACTTTCCCGTACCGCCGACGGACAGTCTGCAGGATATCCGCAGCGAAATGATGCTGGTCATGGAGAGAATCGGAATCCCCATCGAAGCCCAGCACCACGAGGTAGCCACGGGGGGACAGTGCGAAATCGATATGCGCTTTGCTCCCCTGGTGGAGATGGCGGACAACGTCCTCAAGTACAAGTACATCATCAAGAACACCGCCAAGAAGTACAACCGGACGGTGACCTTCATGCCGAAGCCCCTGTTCAACGACAACGGGTCGGGTATGCATGTGCATATGTCCTTCTGGAAGAGCGGCAAAAACCTCTTTGCCGGCGACGGCTATGCGGGGCTCTCCCAGGAAGCCATGTGGGCCATCGGGGGCATTCTGAAGCACGCTCCTGCGCTGCTGGCCTTTACGAATCCCACCACCAACAGCTACAAGAGGCTCGTCCCCGGCTTCGAAGCGCCGGTCAACCTGGCCTACTCAAGCCGGAACCGCTCAGCCTCGGTGAGGATTCCCATGTACTCCTCCTCCGAGAAAGCCAAACGCTTCGAATTCCGCTGCCCCGATCCTTCCAGCAATCCTTACCTTGCATTTTCCGCCATGTGCATGGCCGCCATCGATGGTATCGCGAACAAGATCGATCCCGGCAGCCCCCTGGACAAGGACATCTACGATCTGCCCCCTGAGGAACTTGCCATGGTTCCCAAAACTCCCGGATCCCTGCGGGCAGCCCTGGAAGCCCTGGAGGCGGATCATGAGTTCCTGCTCAAAGGGGACGTCTTTACCCAGGATGTGGTGGACACATGGATCGATTACAAGATGGAACATGAGGTCAAGGCCCTTGATCTCCGGCCCCATCCCTGGGAGTTTGCCCTGTACTACGATATTTAA
- a CDS encoding glutamine synthetase III family protein, producing MERTQIDFTSNPLTELYGCNCFNDAVMRERVPKSIYKSVKQVQAGEAELSLEVAEVVANAMKDWAIEKGATHYTHWFQPLTGLTAEKHDSFISPTPEGRVIMEFSGKELIQGEPDASSFPSGGLRATFEARGYTAWDTTSPAFLKEDNTGVTLYIPTAFISYHGEALDKKVPLLRSMEAINRQTIRVLRALGNETSKRAITTVGPEQEYFLVDAEYFNRRPDLMLTGRTVFGSMPAKGQEMDDHYFGSIKERVADFMRELNFELWKLGISAKTQHNEVAPSQFELATIFNSSNVATDTNQLVMETMKKVASRHKLVCLLHEKPYAGVNGSGKHNNWSIGTDDGQNLLEPGDNPQDNAQFMLFVAATIKAVDKYAKILRMAASNAGNDHRLGANEAPPAIISIFLGDQLQNILEKLAGGSPSERNGGEKIELGVSTLPKLPKDITDRNRTSPFAFTGNKFEFRMVPSSESIAGPNVVLNTAVAEVLAEFADELEKGEDKIAVIQKLVKKTWKDHKRVIFNGNGYSDEWIAEAEKRGLPNIKTTVEAIAELISPESVALFEKHKVFTREELESRYEVYLEKYCMQLNIEASIMVQMSNLQIFPAATAYAKVLADSAAAIKNAGGDASAQAEVLKKISTEIRGLKSRTDELEKEIETAKGGSDPFEMGKAFRFRVFEKMQEVRSHGDALETMVARNYWPFPTYEDLLFRL from the coding sequence GTGGAGCGCACGCAGATTGATTTTACCAGCAACCCCCTGACCGAACTGTACGGCTGTAATTGTTTCAATGACGCGGTTATGCGGGAACGGGTTCCCAAGAGCATCTATAAAAGTGTGAAACAGGTTCAGGCAGGCGAAGCCGAACTCAGCCTTGAAGTGGCCGAGGTTGTCGCAAACGCCATGAAGGACTGGGCCATAGAAAAAGGGGCAACCCACTATACCCACTGGTTTCAGCCTCTCACAGGTCTGACAGCAGAAAAGCATGACTCCTTTATTTCTCCCACGCCGGAGGGAAGGGTCATTATGGAATTCTCCGGCAAGGAACTGATACAGGGCGAACCGGACGCCTCGAGTTTTCCCTCCGGAGGACTTCGGGCCACCTTTGAAGCCCGGGGTTATACCGCCTGGGATACCACCTCCCCCGCCTTTCTGAAGGAGGACAATACCGGCGTTACCCTCTATATCCCCACTGCCTTTATCTCCTACCACGGCGAGGCCCTGGACAAGAAGGTTCCCCTTCTGCGCTCCATGGAGGCGATCAACCGGCAGACCATCAGGGTTCTCCGGGCTTTGGGAAATGAAACCAGCAAACGGGCCATTACCACCGTCGGACCGGAGCAGGAATACTTCCTTGTGGACGCGGAGTACTTCAACAGGCGCCCAGACCTGATGCTTACCGGGAGGACCGTCTTCGGCTCCATGCCCGCCAAGGGACAGGAGATGGACGACCACTACTTCGGCTCCATCAAGGAGCGGGTGGCAGACTTCATGCGGGAGCTGAATTTTGAACTCTGGAAACTCGGAATTTCCGCCAAAACCCAGCATAACGAGGTCGCTCCAAGTCAGTTTGAACTGGCAACCATCTTCAACTCCTCCAACGTCGCCACCGATACAAACCAGCTAGTTATGGAAACCATGAAGAAGGTTGCCAGCCGGCATAAGCTGGTCTGCCTGCTTCACGAGAAACCCTATGCGGGGGTAAACGGATCGGGCAAGCACAACAACTGGTCCATCGGAACAGATGACGGACAGAACCTTCTTGAACCGGGAGACAATCCCCAGGACAACGCACAGTTCATGCTCTTTGTGGCGGCCACCATAAAGGCGGTGGACAAGTACGCGAAGATTCTCCGCATGGCAGCATCCAACGCCGGCAACGATCACCGCCTGGGTGCCAACGAAGCTCCTCCCGCCATCATCTCGATCTTTCTGGGAGATCAGCTTCAGAACATCCTGGAAAAACTCGCAGGAGGCAGTCCCTCTGAACGCAACGGGGGAGAAAAAATCGAACTCGGCGTAAGCACCCTGCCGAAGCTTCCCAAGGACATAACCGACCGTAACCGGACAAGCCCCTTTGCCTTTACCGGCAATAAATTCGAGTTCCGGATGGTCCCCTCCTCGGAGTCGATCGCCGGTCCCAATGTGGTTCTGAATACAGCGGTGGCGGAGGTCCTTGCGGAGTTCGCGGATGAGCTGGAGAAGGGAGAGGACAAAATCGCCGTAATCCAGAAACTGGTAAAAAAGACCTGGAAAGACCACAAGCGGGTCATATTCAACGGCAACGGATACTCCGACGAATGGATTGCCGAAGCCGAAAAACGGGGTCTGCCCAACATCAAGACCACCGTAGAGGCCATCGCGGAGCTGATTTCTCCGGAATCCGTCGCCCTGTTTGAAAAACACAAGGTATTTACCAGGGAAGAGCTGGAATCACGTTATGAGGTCTATCTGGAAAAATACTGCATGCAGCTCAACATAGAAGCCAGCATCATGGTCCAGATGTCCAACCTGCAGATCTTTCCGGCGGCGACCGCCTATGCGAAGGTTCTGGCCGATTCGGCAGCTGCCATTAAAAACGCCGGCGGAGACGCATCAGCCCAGGCCGAGGTTCTCAAGAAGATCTCGACGGAAATTCGGGGCCTGAAGAGCAGAACCGATGAGCTGGAAAAGGAGATTGAGACTGCCAAAGGGGGTTCCGATCCCTTCGAGATGGGCAAAGCCTTCAGATTCAGGGTCTTCGAGAAAATGCAGGAAGTCAGATCCCACGGAGACGCCCTGGAAACCATGGTCGCCAGGAACTACTGGCCCTTCCCGACCTATGAGGACCTTCTATTCAGGCTATAA
- a CDS encoding glutamine synthetase III family protein: MTPPDLSEKAIPELYGINAFSDAVMKQRLPRSIYKAIKDVQEGKAELTLEVAEVVANAMKDWAIERGATHYTHWFQPLTGLTAEKHDSFISPIGDGRVMMEFSGKELIKGEPDASSFPSGGLRATFEARGYTAWDTTSPAFLKEDSTGVTLYIPTAFVSYHGEALDKKVPLLRSMEAINRQAMRILRILGNTSSTRIITTVGAEQEYFLVDRRYADRRSDLMLTGRTVFGCLPAKGQEMEDHYFGALKERVSAFMRELNLELWKLGISAKTQHNEVAPNQFEIACIFDTSNVASDTNQLVMETLGRVALRHNLVALLHEKPFAGVNGSGKHNNWSIATDDGINLLEPGDNPRQNARFLLFLAAAIRAVDEYAPILRMSAANAGNDHRLGANEAPPAIISIFLGDQLTEVLEELADDSRKKQKDILTLLETGVAALPKLPRDLTDRNRTSPFAFTGNKFEFRMVPSSESVAGPNVVLNTAMAEILRRFADELEQSEDPQKKVSFLIAETYRRHKRIIFNGNGYSEEWVAEAVRRGLPNITATVDAIPELVSNASIELFTRHGVFRSEELHSRCEIYLERYAKQINIEGSISLEMARTEIYPAAMEYIRRLSGSISALQSVSASLDTKEHLALLTDINDETCALKSCCDKLAAALARAHGIAEYGANARACHEFVFPAMQELRVHADRLESLVPRELWPFPSYEELLFRL; the protein is encoded by the coding sequence ATGACCCCTCCGGATTTGTCGGAAAAAGCGATACCTGAGTTATACGGAATAAACGCCTTCAGCGATGCCGTCATGAAGCAGCGTCTGCCCAGGAGCATCTATAAAGCCATCAAGGATGTTCAGGAAGGCAAGGCGGAACTCACCCTGGAAGTTGCCGAGGTTGTGGCGAACGCCATGAAGGACTGGGCCATAGAACGGGGTGCGACCCACTATACCCACTGGTTTCAGCCCCTCACGGGTCTGACAGCGGAAAAGCACGACTCCTTTATCTCCCCCATCGGGGACGGACGGGTCATGATGGAGTTTTCCGGCAAGGAGTTGATCAAGGGTGAACCCGACGCATCGAGTTTTCCCTCCGGAGGACTTCGGGCCACTTTTGAAGCCCGGGGCTACACCGCCTGGGACACCACATCGCCCGCCTTTCTGAAAGAGGACAGTACGGGAGTCACCCTCTACATTCCCACTGCCTTTGTCTCCTACCACGGCGAGGCCCTGGACAAGAAGGTGCCCCTGCTGCGCTCCATGGAGGCCATCAACAGACAGGCCATGAGGATACTCCGGATCCTGGGGAACACCAGCAGCACACGGATCATAACCACGGTGGGGGCGGAACAGGAATACTTCCTCGTGGACAGGCGCTACGCCGACAGGCGCTCAGACCTGATGCTCACCGGACGAACGGTCTTCGGCTGCCTTCCCGCCAAGGGACAGGAGATGGAAGACCATTACTTCGGCGCCCTGAAGGAACGGGTCTCCGCCTTTATGCGGGAACTCAACCTTGAACTCTGGAAGCTTGGAATATCCGCCAAGACCCAGCACAACGAGGTGGCGCCGAATCAGTTCGAAATAGCCTGTATCTTCGATACCTCCAACGTGGCGTCCGATACCAATCAGCTGGTTATGGAGACCCTGGGACGGGTCGCCCTGCGGCACAACCTGGTTGCCCTGCTCCACGAAAAACCCTTTGCCGGGGTAAACGGATCGGGAAAACACAACAACTGGTCCATAGCCACGGATGACGGTATCAATCTGCTGGAACCCGGGGACAATCCCCGCCAGAATGCACGGTTTCTGCTCTTTCTGGCCGCTGCCATCCGGGCTGTGGATGAGTACGCCCCGATACTGCGCATGTCAGCCGCCAATGCCGGCAACGACCACCGTCTGGGAGCGAACGAAGCCCCCCCGGCGATCATCTCCATCTTTCTGGGAGACCAGCTCACGGAGGTGCTGGAGGAGCTGGCGGATGATTCCAGGAAAAAACAGAAGGATATTCTGACCCTTCTGGAAACAGGCGTGGCGGCCCTCCCGAAGCTTCCCCGGGACCTTACCGACCGGAACAGAACAAGCCCCTTCGCCTTCACCGGCAACAAGTTCGAATTCCGGATGGTACCGTCATCCGAATCGGTGGCCGGACCAAACGTGGTACTGAACACGGCCATGGCGGAAATCCTGCGGCGCTTTGCAGACGAACTGGAGCAGTCGGAGGACCCCCAGAAGAAGGTCTCATTCCTGATAGCCGAAACTTATCGCCGGCACAAGAGGATAATCTTCAACGGCAACGGCTACAGCGAAGAGTGGGTCGCCGAAGCCGTCCGGCGGGGTCTGCCCAACATTACCGCCACCGTGGATGCAATCCCCGAGCTTGTAAGCAATGCGTCCATAGAGCTTTTCACCAGGCATGGTGTATTCAGGTCCGAGGAGCTTCATTCCCGCTGTGAAATTTATCTTGAACGCTACGCGAAGCAGATCAATATCGAGGGCAGTATCTCCCTGGAGATGGCCCGTACCGAGATATATCCTGCCGCGATGGAGTACATCCGGCGCCTTTCCGGAAGCATCAGCGCCCTGCAGAGCGTTTCCGCCTCCCTGGATACGAAAGAACACCTCGCGCTGCTGACGGACATCAACGACGAAACCTGCGCCCTGAAATCCTGCTGCGACAAACTGGCTGCGGCCCTTGCCAGGGCTCACGGAATCGCTGAATACGGGGCGAACGCCAGGGCCTGTCACGAGTTTGTTTTTCCCGCCATGCAGGAACTCAGGGTCCACGCGGACAGGCTGGAATCCCTTGTTCCCCGGGAATTGTGGCCCTTTCCCTCCTACGAGGAGCTCCTTTTCCGTTTGTAG
- a CDS encoding DUF2156 domain-containing protein: MIIYIDAMQIPGYPEFAPVDLEMRDELHPRLSSIKFGISEFTFANLFLFRKTYNYRLSRFDDGGIVISGTKDGENFAMLPFGLPDDETLISLFSEHMYLKNLAEPYAVAGQIDLERKGFCVIEDRDNFDYLYLTKDLAHLPGKKYHKKRNLVKQFLNNYEYSEVRIDPENIQDAFSVARQWAEGKDDPGDTEAAIEALELKEVLDLCGYLYYVDGVPAAYVLGEPIARGKGFVVHFEKAVGNYKGIYQFINKAFASILPNSISFINREQDLGDPGLRQAKMTYRPTGFVKKFRVYIDPSCPCPQE; encoded by the coding sequence GTGATTATCTATATTGATGCCATGCAGATACCCGGCTATCCTGAATTCGCACCAGTAGATCTCGAGATGCGGGATGAGCTTCATCCCCGATTATCATCCATCAAGTTCGGCATCTCGGAGTTTACCTTTGCAAATCTGTTCCTTTTCCGTAAAACCTATAACTATCGGCTGAGCCGCTTCGACGACGGTGGAATCGTGATTTCGGGAACAAAGGACGGCGAGAACTTCGCTATGCTCCCCTTCGGACTCCCGGACGATGAGACCCTGATCAGCCTGTTTTCCGAACACATGTACCTGAAAAACCTGGCAGAGCCCTACGCCGTGGCCGGACAGATCGATCTGGAACGAAAAGGCTTTTGCGTTATCGAAGACCGGGACAATTTTGACTACCTCTACCTCACAAAGGATCTGGCCCATCTTCCGGGAAAGAAATACCACAAGAAAAGAAACCTGGTAAAACAGTTCCTGAACAATTATGAGTATTCCGAAGTCAGAATCGATCCTGAAAATATTCAGGACGCCTTCTCCGTCGCCAGGCAGTGGGCGGAAGGAAAGGATGATCCCGGAGACACCGAAGCGGCCATCGAGGCGCTGGAACTGAAGGAGGTTCTGGACCTCTGCGGATATCTCTACTATGTGGACGGTGTCCCCGCGGCCTACGTTCTGGGGGAACCCATCGCCCGGGGAAAAGGTTTCGTGGTGCATTTCGAAAAAGCCGTAGGTAACTACAAAGGCATATACCAGTTTATAAACAAGGCCTTCGCCTCCATTCTTCCCAACAGCATTTCCTTCATCAACCGGGAACAGGACCTGGGAGATCCGGGGCTCCGGCAGGCGAAGATGACGTATCGGCCAACGGGATTTGTCAAGAAGTTCCGGGTTTATATCGATCCGTCCTGCCCCTGTCCCCAGGAATAG
- the pepT gene encoding peptidase T, which yields MKQTERILPEKLLERFIRYAKIWTTSDPHSADSPTTERQWELLRLLSAELEDLGVPAELDENGFLIGRLPARGVGPQVPTVGFMAHVDTSPDVSGEGVSPRIHRRWQGDAIVLRDDVVLDPVQMPELAARKGDTIITSDGTTLLGADDKAGIAEIMAAVEYLQSNPDLPHGPLEIIFTPDEETGKGMDRFPLERIQSRCCYTLDGDELGTLEAECFNAYRADIGFFGVSAHPGRARGRLINAISMLGSFLEMLPGSESPEATDGRYGFYHSVEVSGHTEKAELTLILRDFERNEVERRVKALQAFASAVEAAYPGGKVKVSWVKQYLNMREAFSEDPLVVELAQKAIASLGISPVLTSIRGGTDGARLSELGIPSPNLFAGGHNFHSLTEWASLEVMTCAAETVLALALLWGEFESPAPA from the coding sequence ATGAAACAGACTGAACGGATTCTTCCGGAAAAACTTCTCGAACGCTTTATTCGTTATGCAAAAATCTGGACTACCTCGGATCCCCACAGCGCAGACTCTCCAACCACTGAAAGGCAGTGGGAACTTCTTCGCTTACTCTCAGCTGAACTGGAGGATCTCGGGGTTCCCGCTGAACTGGATGAAAACGGTTTTCTTATCGGCCGACTGCCTGCCCGGGGGGTCGGTCCTCAGGTTCCCACCGTCGGTTTCATGGCCCATGTGGATACTTCTCCGGATGTCTCCGGCGAGGGGGTGAGTCCCAGGATACATCGGAGATGGCAGGGAGATGCGATTGTACTCAGGGATGATGTGGTTCTGGACCCGGTACAGATGCCGGAGCTGGCTGCACGGAAGGGAGATACGATCATCACCTCCGATGGTACAACCCTGCTTGGGGCTGACGACAAGGCGGGGATCGCCGAGATAATGGCGGCGGTGGAGTATCTGCAGTCCAATCCGGACCTTCCCCACGGCCCTCTGGAAATCATCTTTACCCCCGACGAAGAAACCGGCAAGGGGATGGACCGTTTTCCCCTGGAGAGGATCCAGAGCCGCTGCTGCTATACCCTGGACGGCGATGAGCTGGGAACCCTCGAAGCGGAATGTTTCAATGCCTACCGGGCGGACATCGGCTTTTTCGGCGTATCCGCCCATCCGGGACGTGCCAGGGGCAGGCTGATCAACGCCATAAGCATGCTGGGGAGCTTCCTGGAGATGCTGCCGGGCAGTGAGAGTCCCGAGGCCACCGACGGCCGTTACGGATTCTATCATAGTGTGGAAGTCTCGGGGCATACGGAAAAGGCGGAGCTGACCCTGATCCTGAGGGATTTTGAACGGAACGAGGTAGAGCGCCGGGTAAAGGCCCTGCAGGCTTTCGCCTCCGCCGTCGAGGCCGCCTATCCCGGAGGAAAGGTAAAAGTCTCGTGGGTAAAACAGTATTTGAACATGCGGGAAGCCTTCAGCGAAGATCCCCTGGTCGTAGAACTTGCTCAGAAGGCGATTGCATCCCTGGGAATCAGCCCGGTACTGACCTCCATCCGCGGAGGAACCGACGGCGCCCGGCTCTCGGAACTTGGAATCCCCTCCCCGAATCTCTTCGCCGGGGGCCATAACTTTCACAGCCTTACCGAATGGGCATCCCTGGAGGTTATGACCTGTGCCGCCGAAACTGTACTTGCCCTGGCCCTCTTATGGGGGGAATTTGAAAGCCCGGCCCCAGCGTGA
- a CDS encoding FecR family protein, with protein sequence MKSFSGVPRKNAAFFVVVLLLCISPLLVFAQEVGRIEYLDGIVDIHRGGEIVELFPSDIGFSLEALDTIQTGPDGTVQFSISTQKRRGTSVSVGNNTTFLVEASLDPGGTKTRIEVFTGSLSLKVARLTGREELSVRTESAVMGVRGTEFEVITAPDGGVLVLCEDGSVSCQDQNQREMIAVPGTGVEKVPGQSISSVNVDPEEYGDFRQKWRETRMEIFRSGAPVFFRAYIQQFRRTEPRFSEAYAELEGFDTRLKDYARRSSEGPSSIGSGELYRFRAEISPSLARMRSIIPLYRQTFFRLAELLRYYQESGIAGDEVIDGVKVSNFFRNFQQSLRGERLRIARVENWFKLYRGLGGEGQESLMDEFFGPGEGSLLDEF encoded by the coding sequence ATGAAGTCTTTCTCTGGTGTTCCGAGGAAAAACGCAGCTTTTTTTGTAGTGGTACTCCTGCTTTGCATAAGTCCCCTTCTGGTCTTCGCCCAGGAGGTCGGCAGAATCGAGTACCTGGACGGGATTGTGGATATTCACCGGGGGGGCGAGATCGTCGAACTTTTTCCTTCAGATATCGGGTTTTCCCTGGAAGCCCTTGATACCATTCAGACGGGCCCGGACGGTACGGTACAGTTCTCCATCTCGACCCAGAAACGCCGGGGAACCAGCGTAAGCGTGGGCAACAATACCACCTTTCTGGTGGAGGCCAGCCTGGACCCCGGAGGAACAAAGACAAGAATCGAGGTCTTTACCGGTTCTCTGAGTCTCAAGGTGGCCCGGCTGACCGGCCGGGAGGAACTCTCCGTCAGAACAGAGAGCGCCGTAATGGGAGTACGGGGAACGGAATTCGAGGTTATCACCGCTCCCGACGGCGGCGTGCTCGTGCTCTGTGAGGACGGCAGCGTAAGCTGTCAGGACCAGAATCAGCGGGAGATGATCGCAGTTCCCGGTACCGGGGTAGAGAAGGTCCCCGGACAGAGCATCAGTTCCGTGAACGTTGATCCTGAAGAGTACGGGGATTTCAGACAAAAATGGCGGGAAACCAGGATGGAGATCTTTCGTTCCGGGGCCCCGGTTTTTTTTCGTGCCTACATTCAGCAGTTCCGGCGGACTGAACCCCGATTTTCAGAGGCCTACGCCGAGCTGGAAGGCTTCGATACCAGGCTGAAAGACTATGCCCGCCGCAGCAGTGAAGGGCCTTCATCCATCGGAAGCGGAGAGCTTTACCGCTTTCGGGCCGAAATTTCCCCCTCCCTTGCCCGGATGCGCAGTATTATCCCCCTGTACCGGCAGACCTTCTTCCGTCTTGCAGAGCTGTTGCGCTATTATCAGGAATCCGGTATCGCCGGGGATGAGGTCATCGACGGCGTGAAGGTATCGAATTTCTTCAGGAATTTTCAGCAGAGTCTGCGCGGGGAGAGACTGCGGATCGCCCGGGTGGAAAACTGGTTCAAGCTCTATCGGGGCCTCGGCGGCGAAGGACAGGAGAGCCTGATGGATGAATTTTTCGGTCCCGGAGAGGGCAGCCTGCTGGATGAATTTTAA